In Pseudomonas sp. Q1-7, the genomic window TCCTGCTGGTGCGCATGGGTGTGGGGATCGGCGAAGCCAGCTACGCCCCGGCGGCCAACTCGCTGATCGGTGATCTCTTCCCGGCCCACAAGCGCGCCCGCGCCATGGGCATCTTCATGCTTGGTCTGCCGCTCGGGCTGGTGCTGGCCTTCTTCACCATCGGCGCCATGGTCAAGGCCTTCGACAGTTGGCGCGCGCCCTTCTTCATTGCCGCCGTGCCGGGGCTGATCCTGGCCATCTTCATGTTCTTCATCAAGGAACCGCTACGTGGCGCCGCCGAGGCGGTGCAGGTGCGGGAGAGTGTGCCGGTGGATAAGCCGCTGCGCCGGGTGCTGGCGATCCGCACCTTCTGGTGGCTGACCCTGGCCGGCCTGACCTACAACTTCGCCACCTACGCCACGAACTCCTTCATGGTGCCGATGCTGCAGCGCTACTTCCTGATGTCGCTGGAACAAGCGGCGATTTCCACCGGCATCATCACCGGCCTGACCGGGCTGGTGGGCCTGACTCTCGGCGGCTGGGTGGCGGACAAGGTGCACCAGAAGTCAGAGCGCGGACGCCTGCTGCTGGCCGCCTTCAGCATGGCGATCGCGGCGGCCTGTACCGGTTTTGCGCTGCTCGCCGGACGCATCGAGATCGGTGTATTCGTCGGCGTCTTCAGCCTCGGCTGGCTATTCGCCTACAACTTCTACACCTGCGTCTACACCGCCATCCAGGACGTGGTGGAGCCGCGTCTGCGGGCCACCGCCATGGCGCTGTTCTTCGCCGGCCTCTACCTGCTCGGCGGCGGTCTCGGCCCGG contains:
- a CDS encoding spinster family MFS transporter; this encodes MQQSPQAANAWRVLFLLFLANLFNFFDRTIPAIIIEPVRHEWSLSDFQLGLIGTAFTLVYAVAGVPLGRMADTGARKKIMGWGLAVWSGLTAVNGLAWNFWSFLLVRMGVGIGEASYAPAANSLIGDLFPAHKRARAMGIFMLGLPLGLVLAFFTIGAMVKAFDSWRAPFFIAAVPGLILAIFMFFIKEPLRGAAEAVQVRESVPVDKPLRRVLAIRTFWWLTLAGLTYNFATYATNSFMVPMLQRYFLMSLEQAAISTGIITGLTGLVGLTLGGWVADKVHQKSERGRLLLAAFSMAIAAACTGFALLAGRIEIGVFVGVFSLGWLFAYNFYTCVYTAIQDVVEPRLRATAMALFFAGLYLLGGGLGPVVVGLLSDHYSQAAMLAAGASEMNETFKAVGLHNAMFLIPAALTLTMLALFQAARCFVRDAANMRAGLTAAAA